The genomic interval CCCGTGCTTGAATTCTGCAAAGAGTAAAACATCTTAATAAAGCACTTGCTTATTTAACATTTGTTATTTTAGAAGCAATTAAACTATAAACACTTTTTTGAAATAAGCAGCTTACATTGAAACACCTTAAAATGTGATTATGATCATTCTAGACCAACTTTATATGAAGGACTCAAAGAGAATCCCATTCCTGACATAGGGTGACTCACTCTCAACAACTATTCTTTCTCCAGGCATCTGATCACTCGTGATCTTCCCACTTCCCTGAAACTAGGAGGAAGTTTTGCTAAATGCTTAGCTTCTGTCAAACGTGTCTATAAGCCAATGAACACAAGGAGCAATAAGGAACCAGAGCTGCGCTGCTCTACAGGAAGTTGAACGCTTGCGTCTTAACaaccctgagctgctgctcgtctgcgGCGCAGACTGGACTCAGGCAAACAGCTGACTGGCCTCTGATTGGATGAGACGTGTGTGACCTACCTGCTGCTGACTCCAAACAGCCAGTGAAGCCGTCGTGTGGATCGGACGCTCATGCTGTGTATTGAAACAATGCCTGGCGCTGCTCACACGAGTCACCATGTTCACATGAATGTCATTGAACCTCATCAGGCATTACTTACTGACGAGTACCTCCACCGCTGCCTGTGGAGGCTACGTCAGCATAGCTGAGCCTCTTTGGAGGTTTGGTTCAAACCTAAATACAACCAGGTCTCTTGGTTTTACAGGTGGGATTTGGCAGAATAGTTTTCTCTTACTATCGGTACAACTGAGGTTATGTCACCTTTTTACCTGGGACAGCTTGGCTTTTgtagttttatatttaaatctaacatatttaaacatttaaactatAAGCATATATGAACACATTTCAGTAATAACATCATCAACTCCAGGCTATTTACTTTTAAAAGCTTTGACTTGTTAAATACTCCCTGGAACAACATACATCCCTGCCTCTATGGAACACGCAGCATCATGTGATGCGGACGAATGTTTTGAGTTATGATTATATCTATAGCTGCTTTTACACAACAGGCTGCAGAGCTCGTGCTCCTTCACAAATGAAtgcagatgacatcatctgaaTCAAAATCCAGATCACACACTCGGCTTCTTTCAATAACGCATGAAGACAAGCGGGGGACTGTTTCCGCCACACTTCAACGGAACCTTCGGTGACGTCTTTTTATTTTGGTGACGCAGGCGTTCGTGCTGATCCACCTGAACCTCCACCATGTGTCCCTACGCGTCGGTGCGTGTGTGAGCCGTGtcaacagcagcggcggctccGCGCGCTTACCTCCGAACAGATGAGGCGAGAGGTGGGCGGGCAGCGACCCTATGAGCAGCCGCGGACCCTCGTGCCCTCTGCGCGCTCGCCCGCGGTCCGCCGCCTCCTCGGGGCTGCTGCCGCCGGACTCCGGGGAGCTGTAGGCTCCGCCGTTGTTCGGTATGTTGATGCCGGTCTGGGGTCTAGTCCTGGAGCCCCCCGAGTCGCCCACGGAGCGGGCCCTCGCTCCGTGCACGCTGCCGCTGGCCGACGCTGCGGAGGCTCCGGACGCGCCGTGCGCGCGGTACCTCGCGCCCCCGGCGCTGCTCCTGCCGGCGTTACTGCCGTTACTGCCGGACGTGCTGGACGGCAGGTCCGAGCCGGAGTAGGCTCTGGTCCGTCCGTTGGCCGCCGGATTAGCGCTCGGGCTGCTCTGCTTTGCCCCCATGTTAACCTCTGCGGGTCGGCTTTGAAGTATTAAAGGGGCGCTGCGCGAGCCGCGGCGGGACGGTGCGCAAGATTCGCTGCCCGAGTGGGATGTGCGCTGCGGGACGCACGTCCGGGAAGTCAGCAAAAGAACAAACTGGAGCCCGTCCACATGAGCGAAATGCCAGTTAGTGAAAAGTTGAACCGGCCATCTGCAGCACGAGCGGAAGACTTGCGGACGCCTTTACGCTCCGCCAGCATTGTTTCCCGCCAGTAACAGCTGGGCTCGAGCTGCAGGTAACGCGGATCCTTCCTGCTTTGACTCGCTGCCGTGGCCGAGCTCGCGCTGCTGGTTCCTCCTCCGGGTCCGATCCGCCATGGCTCCTGAGCAGCGTGGAGGGACGGAGAAGTGGGCTCCTCACGCCTCCCCGTCTGACAACACACTGCTCGTAAGAAGGAAGTGATGCAGGAGAAAAGTCCTACAAATCCGTTTTGTCAGCGTGTGGACCGGAGTCAGCGATGTTAGGCTGCCGGAGCCCACGCGTGTTTCCGCGTAggaccttcaaaataaaggcactgCGGAGTTTTATGGTTAAATGCAATAAATCCTAACGCTAACTGATTTGTGATATTGATCGAGCAAAATACAATATAACAACGTTAATAGAATTGAGTTATGTATGAAGACCTGCTTTCTCTGTACAGTGGTGACGATATACAATATGTTAATCTGTTGCCTTAAAGGAAGGTTGGATTTCTGGGTGTTGGCAG from Betta splendens chromosome 16, fBetSpl5.4, whole genome shotgun sequence carries:
- the znrf2b gene encoding E3 ubiquitin-protein ligase znrf2; the encoded protein is MGAKQSSPSANPAANGRTRAYSGSDLPSSTSGSNGSNAGRSSAGGARYRAHGASGASAASASGSVHGARARSVGDSGGSRTRPQTGINIPNNGGAYSSPESGGSSPEEAADRGRARRGHEGPRLLIGSLPAHLSPHLFGGFKCPVCSKFVTSDEMDLHLVLCLTKPRVTYNEDVLTKDAGECAICLEDLVQGDTIARLPCLCIYHKGCIDEWFEVNRSCPEHPSD